TGCTCGAAGCGCTGGGCGTGGCCATCGACCTGCCGCCGGCGGGCGTGCAGCGGACGGTGGAGGAGGTCGGCATCGGGTTCTGCTTCGCCCCGGTGTTCCACCCCGGCTTCCGGCACGCGGGCGGGCCGCGGCGCGAGATCGGCATCCCGACCTCGTTCAACCTGCTCGGGCCGCTGACCAACCCGGCGCAGCCGAAGGTCGGCCTGGTCGGGTGCGCGCGGGTGGCGTTCGCGCCGCTGATCGCGGGTGTTTTCGCACGTCGGGGCAACACCATGCTGGTCGTGCGCGGTGACGACGGGATGGACGAGATCACCACGACCACGACGACGTCGGTGTGGGTGGTCGACGGCGGCGAGGTGCGGACCGACCGGGTCGACCCGTCGGCGCTGGGCATCGCGCCGGCGCTGCCGCAGGACCTGAAGGGCGGCGACGCCTCGGTGAACGCCGAGGTGGTGCGCGACCTGGTGGCCGGGAAGCCGGGCGCGGTGCGGGACGCGGTGCTGCTCAACGCGGCGGGCGCGCTCGCCGCGCACGGCGGGCTCTCCGGCGACCTGCACGCGGACCTGGCGGGCTCGATGGCCCGGGCCGCGGGCGCGATCGACTCGGGCGCGGCGGCGGACCTGCTGCGGCGGTGGGCGGCGCGGTCGTCGGAGCTGAAGGCAGCGCTCAGCGACGGGTGAGCCCCGGCGGACCCGCCCCGTCAACGCTCGCCCCCGCCCTAAGGCAGCTCGCGCAGGTCCGTCACCAGGCGCGATACCCGCGAGGTATGGCCTGGTCGGCACCGGTTTGGACGCGCGGACCGGTGCCGGGGTCGACTGGTCGCATGACCGAACCGACTCCCCGGCCCGACCTGCCCCAGCACGCCCTGCCCGATCCCGCCGTCGACGCCACCGACGCCCGCCAGCTCGCCCGCGACCTGGTGGTCGTCCCGGACGGCGGCCTGCCGCTCGTGCCCGACATCGGCGTCATCGGCGGCACGCACTCGGTGCTCGTGGTCGAGACCTGACCACGACCCACTTCCACCCGGAGCACGCGTTCGGCGCAGGTGTTCGCCGGCGCGGCGACCTACCTGGTCAACCGGGACCAGGCCGACGACCTGGCCCGCAAGGGCCCCGGCTACCTGGAGATGTTCCGCGGCCTCGACCCGGCGGTGGCGCGCAGGCTCGCCGACGTCTCCGGCGCCCGCTGGCTCGCGGTGCTGGACCGCCTCGTCGCCGAGGGCGCGCGGACCGTCGTTCCCGGGCCCGGCGACGTGGGCGGCGCCCGGCTGCTGACCGAAGCCTGCGACCACCTCCGGCTGCTGCGCGACGAGACGTGGTCGCGCAGCGCCGCGGGCATGGCCGAGGAGGCGATCGCCGCCGAGGTCGCGGCGCCGGTGGTCGAGCGGCGCCCGGAGTGGTCCG
This genomic window from Saccharothrix sp. HUAS TT1 contains:
- the trpD gene encoding anthranilate phosphoribosyltransferase, with product MDERTWPLLLNRLIDRVDLTEGDTGWAMDQVMSGAATPAQIAAFAVALRAKGETPEEVDGIASMMLRHARRFTVDVGAADIVGTGGDNSGSVNISTMAAIVTAAAGVPVVKHGNRAASSQCGTADVLEALGVAIDLPPAGVQRTVEEVGIGFCFAPVFHPGFRHAGGPRREIGIPTSFNLLGPLTNPAQPKVGLVGCARVAFAPLIAGVFARRGNTMLVVRGDDGMDEITTTTTTSVWVVDGGEVRTDRVDPSALGIAPALPQDLKGGDASVNAEVVRDLVAGKPGAVRDAVLLNAAGALAAHGGLSGDLHADLAGSMARAAGAIDSGAAADLLRRWAARSSELKAALSDG